The proteins below come from a single Sander vitreus isolate 19-12246 chromosome 15, sanVit1, whole genome shotgun sequence genomic window:
- the LOC144530096 gene encoding CCN family member 1, protein MGILLLLAVFQVLTVGVVTAGCPVVCECPAGPPSCPPGVSSVPDGCSCCKVCAAQLNQDCHEGRPCDHHKGLECNYGNDVGRTHGICRAKAEGRSCEYNGRIYQNGENFNAGCKHQCTCIDGAVGCVPLCPSHVPLASPSCPAPQLVKVPGQCCLTIDCHKGTSLVPPVHRRPQPPAYPPYPFIPYPAYPFPKPYPKPYRKLYPYKPKKEKDTLGNELVEVEVGGGRKWDKPRGNKHLAAWKQVGDQCVVQTTSWSQCSRSCGMGVSSRVTNDNARCKLIKETRLCNIRPCSSMSMPVKKGRKCSRTHKAPEPHRLSYAGCRSTRLYRPNYCGVCRDGRCCSPRRTRTASVSFACPDGERFSRSVMFIQSCKCSDECNHLNEAAMPPQRWLYGDTHKFID, encoded by the exons atGGGGATACTGCTTTTACTTGCTGTCTTTCAAGTGCTGACAGTCGGCGTG GTGACTGCTGGCTGTCCAGTGGTGTGCGAGTGTCCGGCGGGGCCTCCGTCTTGTCCCCCTGGGGTCAGCTCGGTGCCGGacggctgcagctgctgcaagGTGTGTGCCGCTCAGCTCAACCAGGACTGCCACGAAGGACGGCCCTGCGACCATCACAAAGGCCTGGAGTGCAACTATGGCAACGATGTGGGCCGTACCCATGGCATCTGCAGGG CGAAGGCAGAGGGCCGCTCGTGCGAATACAACGGGCGGATTTACCAAAACGGCGAGAACTTCAACGCTGGTTGCAAGCACCAGTGCACCTGCATCGACGGAGCGGTGGGCTGCGTGCCCCTTTGCCCCAGCCACGTGCCGCTGGCGTCCCCTTCCTGTCCGGCACCACAGCTGGTCAAAGTGCCGGGCCAGTGCTGCCTCACCATCGACTGCCACAAGGGAACCTCCCTCGTGCCCCCCGTGCACCGTCGACCCCAACCTCCAGCTTACCCGCCTTACCCATTCATTCCCTACCCGGCCTACCCCTTCCCGAAGCCTTATCCGAAACCTTACCGGAAGCTGTACCCCTACAAACCCAAAAAGGAGAAGGACACCCTGGGGAACGagctggtggaggtggaggtggggggCGGGCGCAAGTGGGACAAGCCACGTGGAAACAAGCACCTGGCGG CCTGGAAACAGGTGGGAGATCAATGTGTGGTTCAGACGACTTCCTGGTCCCAGTGTTCCCGGAGCTGTGGGATGGGCGTCTCCTCTCGTGTTACCAATGACAATGCCCGCTGTAAGCTGATCAAGGAGACGCGTCTGTGCAACATTCGGCCCTGCAGCTCCATGTCTATGCCTGTCAAG aaAGGAAGGAAGTGCTCCCGTACCCACAAGGCCCCTGAGCCTCACCGCCTGTCCTACGCCGGCTGTCGGAGCACTCGCCTGTACAGGCCCAACTACTGTGGCGTGTGCCGGGACGGCCGCTGCTGCTCGCCCCGCCGCACGCGCACCGCCAGCGTGAGCTTCGCCTGTCCCGACGGCGAGCGCTTCAGCCGGTCCGTGATGTTCATCCAGTCCTGCAAGTGCAGTGACGAGTGCAACCACCTGAACGAGGCCGCCATGCCTCCCCAGCGATGGCTCtacggagacacacacaagttcatcGACTAG